One window of the Trifolium pratense cultivar HEN17-A07 linkage group LG2, ARS_RC_1.1, whole genome shotgun sequence genome contains the following:
- the LOC123909467 gene encoding cullin-1-like produces MATTMDQRRIIGFDKGWERIEIGIAKLIREVEGSPNTEFSSEEYMMLYTTIYNMCGYGQHGFSQNLYDECEETIPHGFSQNLCDECKETIRYGFSQNLWEKCQNLYAKWKETIQHGVSRNLCDKCEETIRHGFSQNCYDKCKETIRHDFSPNLYDKCKETIDEFNRSNVLPFLSGKLDELLLRELVQRMLIHKTFVTRLSHLFAVLKRYIVARSLPPLNKLGLSSFRDVVFMEVHANATKAVIDLIRKDRAGEQIDKLLLKNVIDIFVEIGMGDIELLDETANDYKRKAEPEPEPEPLAKTCETMFDIKAFKKSIEGLITLNYIRQEGQVVQIEKDAKITEVV; encoded by the exons ATGGCAACAACAATGGACCAAAGAAGAATCATTGGTTTTGATAAAGGTTGGGAGCGTATTGAAATCGGTATTGCGAAATTGATCAGAGAAGTGGAAGGATCACCAAACACTGAGTTCAGTTCAGAGGAATACATGATGTTGTATAC AACCATTTATAACATGTGCGGGTATGGGCAGCATGGCTTCTCACAAAATCTTTATGACGAATGCGAGGAGACTATTCCGCATGGCTTCTCACAAAATCTTTGTGACGAATGTAAGGAGACTATTCGGTATGGCTTCTCACAAAATCTTTGGGAGAAATGCCAAAATCTTTATGCCAAATGGAAGGAGACTATTCAGCATGGGGTCTCACGAAATCTTTGTGACAAATGTGAGGAGACTATTCGGCATGGCTTCTCACAAAATTGTTATGACAAATGCAAGGAGACTATTCGGCATGACTTCTCACCAAATCTTTATGACAAATGCAAGGAGACTATTGATGAATTCAATAGATCTAAT gtTTTGCCTTTTTTAAGTGGAAAGCTTGATGAGTTGTTGCTGAGAGAGCTTGTTCAGAGAATGTTAATCCATAAGACCTTTGTTACTCGGCTTTCACATCTCTTTGCTGTTCTTAAACGCTACATTGTAGCACGCTCCCTGCCTCCACTAAATAAACTTGGTCTTTCTTCTTTCCGCGAtgtg GTTTTTATGGAGGTACATGCTAATGCTACAAAAGCTGTGATTGATCTG ATTCGCAAAGATCGTGCTGGTGAACAGATTGACAAATTGTTGTTGAAGAATGTTATTGATATATTCGTTGAGATCGGCATGGGTGACATAGAACTGCTTGACGAAACTGCCAATGACTACAAACGTAAGGCTGAGCCTGAGCCTGAGCCCGAGCCCCTGGCTAAAACATGCGAGACAATG TTTGATATCAAAGCATTCAAGAAGTCAATTGAGGGTCTCATCACCCTGAACTACATACGTCAAGAAGGACAAGTGGTGCAAATTGAGAAAGATGCTAAGATTACTGAAGTTGTCTGA
- the LOC123904889 gene encoding autophagy-related protein 11 has product MSSSITGSLVNESQLLVHIAENGHSFELECDENALVEAVMRSIQSVTGINFNDQLVLCSDLKLEPQRPLSAYKLPSDEKEVFIFNKARLQSNAPPPPSEQVDIPDNLEPPSPSSSHDPHPLDDALDPALKALPSYERQFRHHYHRGHAIYTGTSMKFEHCERLLREQMVQERAVEVARCNLDQYYRIINQNYGDFMKRYMQQHRMHSDLLVNFGKDVEKLRSIKLHPALQTANRKCLLDLVKEENLRKSVENCTSSHKQFENKMSQFKQTFGDVKHKVEDLLTTGPFLATKNLEQAIKEHHRYINEQKSIMQSLSKDVNTVKKLVDDCLSSQLSSSLRPHDAVSALGPMYDVHDKNHLPKMQACDRAISKLLEFCKEKKNEMNLFVHKYMQSITYVSYLIKDQKLQFPVFKEAMVRQDGLFGDLKLFHSIGPSYRACLAEIVRRKASMKLYMGMAGQLAERLATKRELEVSRRDEFMRVHGPCIPRDVLSSMGLFDSPNQCDVNIAPFDDGLLNIDISDVDRYAPEYIAGVTSKLEKHGSFKGTSSSISDNAHLAEAVDISTNSIEKYDSEDLLDVSGLVEIAGTCKMEVENAKLKAELAARIALICSLCPQIEYESLDDERVGSILKNATEKTAEALHLKDEYIKHVHSMLKMKQIQCESYEKRIQELEQKLSDQYVQGQKMSSVNDAAVFPLLAGKTDNCKSEYVSAEANMPLISTSEPMDEVSCISSSFDAKLGLFTERVGKSFDALDENMLDSSGMQNPHLDSSMMEPHRDEVQIGDKDKKDKMTGQLGLSLTNSSTAESMPGSRDLVPCDPAVCPDLDSKVNNDKFLELQSALADKSNQLKETDTKLKAVMEEVAVLKRELEANRKLLDESQMNCAHLENCLHEAREEAQTQKSSADRRASEYSLLRASVIKMRSFFERLKTCVYSPGGVADFADSLRNLAQSLANAANDRDDDDIVEFRKCIRVLADKVGFLSRHREELHDKYTRMDASNEQLRKELEEKRDQVKTYYNKHQLEKQANKEKISFGSLEVHELAAFVLTPSGNYEAITKNSSNHYYLSAESVALFTDHLPSRPNYIVGQIVHIEHQIVKAPPEHGRATTPDKGTTDWLTLNSGSTPNPYGLPVGCEYFVVTVAMLPDTAIRSSSPTS; this is encoded by the exons ATGAGTTCCAGCATCACCGGAAGTTTGGTCAATGAGAGCCAGCTATTGGTTCATATTGCTGAGAATGGACATTCCTTTGAGTTGGAATGCGATGAAAATGCGCTTGTTGAGGCTGTTATGCGGTCTATTCAATCTGTTACCGGGATCAATTTCAATGATCAGCTTGTTCTTTGTTCCGATTTGAAACTTGAACCGCAGCGGCCATTGTCTGCATACAAGCTTCCATCTGATGAGAAAGAAGTGTTCATTTTCAATAAAGCAAGGCTTCAAAGTAATGCGCCTCCTCCACCATCGGAACAAGTTGATATTCCTGATAATTTGGAGCCTCCATCACCGTCGTCCTCTCATGATCCACACCCTCTTGATGATGCTTTAGATCCTGCTTTGAAGGCTTTACCTTCTTATGAGAGGCAATTTAGGCACCATTACCATCGGGGGCATGCGATTTATACTGGTACATCAATGAAATTTGAGCATTGTGAGAGGCTTTTGAGAGAACAGATGGTTCAAGAAAGAGCTGTGGAAGTTGCAAGGTGTAATTTGGATCAGTATTATCGAATTATTAATCAAAACTATGGGGATTTCATGAAACGTTATATGCAACAACACAGGATGCATTCTGATCTTTTGGTAAATTTTGGAAAGGATGTTGAGAAACTAAGATCTATCAAACTTCACCCTGCTTTGCAAACTGCAAATCGCAAATGCTTACTTGATTTGGTGAAGGAAGAAAACTTGCGAAAGTCGGTGGAGAATTGCACCAGCTCCCACAAGCAGTTTGAGAATAAAATGTCACAATTTAAACAGACTTTTGGAGATGTGAAGCATAAGGTTGAGGACTTGCTGACCACTGGGCCTTTCTTGGCAACCAAGAATTTGGAACAAGCAATTAAAGAACATCACAGATATATAAATGAACAGAAGAGTATCATGCAATCTCTGAG CAAAGATGTTAACACTGTAAAGAAACTAGTGGATGATTGTTTGTCTTCCCAATTGTCCTCCTCACTCCGTCCTCACGATGCAGTTTCAGCATTGGGTCCTATGTATGATGTTCACGATAAAAATCACCTGCCTAAAATGCAGGCTTGTGATCGTGCTATTTCTAAACTACTTGAGTTTTGCAAGgaaaagaagaatgaaatgaaCCTTTTTGTGCATAAGTATATGCAAAGCATAACTTACGTTTCCTACCTCATCAAAGATCAGAAGCTACAGTTCCCGGTATTTAAAGAGGCGATGGTTCGACAGGATGGTTTATTTGGGGATTTAAAATTGTTCCATAGTATTGGTCCTTCGTACCGCGCTTGCCTTGCAGAAATAGTGAGACGAAAGGCTTCTATGAAGTTGTACATGGGCATGGCTGGTCAACTGGCTGAAAGACTTGCTACAAAACGGGAGCTTGAGGTCTCAAGGCGAGACGAATTTATGAGAGTACATGGTCCATGCATTCCTAGGGATGTATTATCATCTATGGGGTTGTTTGATAGTCCAAACCAATGTGATGTCAACATAGCTCCATTTGATGATGGCTTGCTTAATATTGACATATCGGATGTGGATCGCTATGCTCCTGAGTATATAGCAGGAGTAACTTCCAAGCTGGAGAAGCATGGTAGCTTTAAGGGTACATCTAGTTCGATTAGTGATAATGCTCACTTGGCTGAGGCTGTAGATATTTCAACTAACTCAATTGAGAAATATGATTCTGAGGACCTCCTTGATGTTAGTGGGTTGGTAGAAATTGCTGGAACCTGCAAGATGGAGGTTGAGAATGCAAAGCTGAAAGCTGAACTTGCTGCTAGAATAGCTTTAATATGCTCTCTATGCCCTCAGATAGAGTACGAGTCATTGGATGATGAAAGGGTAGGAAGTATACTGAAGAATGCCACTGAGAAGACAGCGGAAGCCTTGCATTTGAAAGATGAATATATCAAACATGTTCACTCCATGCTTAAGATGAAGCAGATACAATGTGAGTCGTATGAGAAACGTATTCAAGAATTGGAGCAGAAATTGTCTGATCAGTATGTGCAGGGGCAGAAGATGTCTAGTGTAAATGATGCTGCCGTCTTTCCTCTTCTTGCTGGGAAGACAGATAATTGCAAGTCAGAATATGTTAGTGCTGAAGCCAACATGCCTTTGATTTCTACATCTGAGCCCATGGATGAAGTTTCATGCATCTCAAGTTCTTTTGATGCAAAACTTGGTTTGTTCACAGAACGTGTGGGTAAATCTTTTGATGCGTTGGATGAAAACATGTTGGATTCATCTGGAATGCAGAACCCGCATCTCGATTCATCTATGATGGAGCCTCATCGCGATGAAGTGCAAATCGGTgataaagataaaaaagatAAGATGACTGGGCAATTGGGTTTGTCACTAACAAACAGTTCGACGGCTGAGAGCATGCCTGGTTCACGTGATCTTGTACCTTGTGATCCAGCAGTTTGTCCAGATTTGGATTCCAAAGTAAATAATGATAAATTTTTGGAACTACAAAGTGCACTTGCAGATAAGTCAAATCAATTGAAAGAAACTGATACAAAACTTAAAGCTGTGATGGAGGAGGTTGCTGTGCTCAAAAGGGAGTTGGAAGCAAATCGAAAATTACTTGATGAATCTCAG ATGAATTGCGCCCATTTAGAGAATTGTTTGCACGAGGCAAGAGAGGAAGCTCAAACACAAAAAAGTTCTGCTGACAGGAGGGCCTCAGAGTATAGTTTATTGCGTGCATCTGTTATTAAGATGCGCAGCTTTTTCGAAAGACTCAAAACCTGTGTTTATTCTCCCGGTGGTGTTGCTGATTTTGCGGACTCCCTGCGCAATTTGGCGCAATCTCTGGCCAA TGCTGCTAATGAcagagatgatgatgatattgtcGAGTTCCGAAAATGTATTCGAGTATTGGCCGATAAAGTTGGTTTCTTATCTAGGCATCGTGAAGAATTGCATGATAAATACACCAGAATGGATGCATCTAACGAACAGCTCCGCAAAGAATTGGAGGAGAAAAGAGACCAGGTCAAAACTTACTACAACAAGCATCAACTTGAGAAGCAG GCAAATAAAGAGAAGATTTCTTTTGGTTCTCTAGAAGTTCATGAGCTTGCTGCTTTTGTGCTGACTCCGTCTGGAAATTATGAGGCAATTACAAAGAACAGCTCTAACCACTATTACTTATCTGCTGAATCTGTGGCACTATTTACCGACCATCTTCCAAGCAGACCTAACTATATTGTTGGACAAATTGTGCATATTGAACACCAAATTGTGAAGGCACCGCCGGAGCACGGTAGGGCAACAACCCCTGACAAAGGGACTACTGACTGGTTGACCTTGAATTCAGGATCAACACCAAATCCATATGGTCTACCTGTTGGATGTGAATATTTTGTAGTGACAGTAGCCATGTTACCTGATACCGCCATTCGTTCATCCTCTCCTACTTCCTGA
- the LOC123909601 gene encoding LOW QUALITY PROTEIN: putative leucine-rich repeat receptor-like serine/threonine-protein kinase At2g24130 (The sequence of the model RefSeq protein was modified relative to this genomic sequence to represent the inferred CDS: inserted 2 bases in 1 codon; deleted 2 bases in 1 codon; substituted 3 bases at 3 genomic stop codons): MFLFYFLVFAHSRVLEKEHDSLMNDKTSLVSFMSCVISDPENALESWKSNVGNVCDWSGVKCNNESHNKRIIELDLSGKSLGGTISPSLANLSLLQILDLSGNLLVGHIPRELGSLVHLEQLSLSWNFLQGNIPLEFGSLHNLYYLNLGSNQLEGEIPPSLLCNGTSLSYLDLSNNSLVGEIPLNINKCILKDLKFLLLWSNKLVGQVPLPLSNSTKLKWLDLESNMLSGELPSKIICNFRQLQFLYLSYNNFVSHDSNTNLEPFFASLMNSSNFQELELAGNSLGGKLPHIIGNLPTSMQHIHLEENLIHGFIPPHISNLVNLTFLKLSSNRINGTIPHSLCKIVRLERIYLSDNYLSGEIPSTLGDIKHLGLLDLSRNKLSGSIPDSFANLPQLRRLLLYDNNLSGIIPPSLGKCVNLEILDLSHNKITGMIPSEVAALTSLKLYLNLSNNELQGPLPLELSKMEMVLAIDISMNNLSGTVPPQIENCIALEYLNLSGNSLEGPLPNSLGQLSYIQSLDVSCNKLNGTIPESLQLCSYLKTLNFSFNKFSGNVSNNGVFSSLTIDSFLGNNDLCGQFNGMKQCHGKKSYHLVFLLVSVLLFGTPMICMCRNSMIIKSKMRKKLRVVTGCDSEDEEEDETKELKYPRVSYRQLREATGGFSASSLIGSGRFGRVYKGVLLDNTRVAVKVLDTRTDGEISWSFRRECQILKKIRHRNLIRIITICNKPEFKALVLPLMSNGSLEKHLYDPNHELSQRLDVIQLVRICSDVAEGMCYLHHYSPVKVVHCDLKPSNILLDDDFTALVTDFGISRLAKGDDNTSTCNNSTSFSSTHGLLFGSVGYIAPGMHFXNIFYDMFMTIFCXXLMSKTMFGLIYFSLSTSISTCETIXKLMKTIFDMSIEYGMGKHASTEGDVYSFGVILLEIVTCRRPTDVLIHEGFSLHDWVKRQYTQPDKLKTIVEEALQRCSLSCVPSHDTKVLEDVMLELVELGILCTQQNPSTRPTMLDVAQEMGRLKDYLTNSFRREENSIEN, from the exons ATGTTTCTATTCTATTTTCTTGTCTTTGCTCACTCTAGAGTTCTTGAAAAGGAACATGATAGCCTTATGAATGATAAAACTTCACTTGTTTCATTCATGTCATGCGTTATTTCGGACCCGGAAAACGCGCTAGAGAGCTGGAAATCAAACGTTGGTAATGTTTGTGATTGGTCAGGTGTCAAATGCAACAATGAAAGTCATAATAAAAGGATCATAGAGCTTGATCTAAGTGGAAAATCACTAGGAGGAACTATTTCCCCTTCTCTTGCTAACCTCTCTTTGTTGCAAATTCTTGACCTTTCTGGAAATCTTCTGGTGGGTCACATTCCAAGAGAATTAGGCTCTTTAGTTCATCTTGAACAACTTAGTTTATCTTGGAATTTTCTTCAAGGGAACATTCCTTTAGAGTTTGGTTCATTACACAACTTATATTACCTTAACTTGGGAAGCAATCAACTTGAGGGAGAGATTCCTCCATCACTTTTATGTAATGGTACTTCATTGAGTTATTTAGACCTCTCTAATAATTCATTAGTGGGGGAAATTCCATTAAACATTAATAAGTGTATCCTTAAAGATCTTAAGTTCCTCTTACTTTGGTCTAACAAACTTGTAGGACAAGTTCCTTTGCCTCTTTCAAATTCTACTAAGCTTAAATGGCTTGATTTGGAGTCCAATATGTTAAGTGGAGAGCTTCCATCTAAGATTATATGTAATTTTCGACAATTACAATTCCTCTACTTATCATATAACAATTTTGTTAGCCATGATAGTAACACTAACCTTGAACCTTTCTTTGCTTCTTTGATGAATTCATCTAACTTTCAAGAACTCGAATTGGCTGGAAACAGCCTCGGTGGGAAGCTACCTCATATTATTGGTAATCTTCCTACAAGCATGCAACATATTCACCTAGAAGAGAATCTCATACATGGATTTATACCTCCCCACATTTCCAACCTTGTCAACTTGACTTTCTTAAAGTTGTCTAGTAACCGAATAAACGGAACAATCCCTCACAGCCTATGCAAGATTGTTAGGCTAGAGAGAATTTATTTGTCAGATAATTATCTATCTGGTGAGATTCCTTCAACTCTCGGCGACATTAAGCATCTTGGACTTCTTGACTTGTCAAGAAACAAGCTTTCTGGTTCGATACCGGATAGTTTCGCAAACCTCCCTCAGTTAAGAAGGCTTTTACTTTATGACAACAACCTTTCTGGCATAATTCCACCAAGTCTAGGAAAATGTGTCAATTTGGAGATTCTAGACTTGTCTCACAACAAGATCACAGGGATGATTCCTTCAGAAGTTGCAGCATTAACTAGCTTGAAGCTGTACTTGAATTTATCAAACAATGAGTTACAAGGTCCTTTACCATTAGAACTAAGCAAAATGGAAATGGTGCTAGCTATTGATATATCTATGAATAATCTCTCTGGTACAGTTCCACCacaaattgaaaattgcatAGCATTAGAATATCTCAATCTTTCTGGTAATTCCTTAGAAGGTCCCTTACCTAATTCATTAGGACAATTGTCTTATATTCAATCACTTGATGTATCTTGTAACAAATTGAATGGAACAATACCTGAGTCCCTTCAGTTATGTTCCTATCTCAAAACACTCAACTTCTCTTTCAACAAATTCTCAGGAAATGTTTCAAACAATGGAGTATTTTCATCTTTAACCATAGATTCTTTTCTAGGAAACAATGATCTTTGTGGTCAATTTAATGGCATGAAACAATGTCATGGGAAAAAAAGTTATCATTTGGTGTTTTTGTTAGTTTCTGTGTTACTATTTGGCACACCTATGATATGCATGTGTAGGAACTCCATGATAATCAAGTCAAAAATGAGAAAGAAACTGCGCGTCGTTACTGGATGcgactcagaggatgaagaagaagatgaaacaaAAGAGCTCAAGTATCCAAGAGTTTCATATAGACAACTTAGAGAAGCCACTGGAGGGTTCAGTGCTTCAAGTCTCATCGGTTCAGGTCGGTTCGGTCGGGTTTACAAAGGTGTACTCTTAGATAATACAAGAGTAGCTGTGAAGGTATTGGATACAAGAACAGATGGTGAAATATCATGGAGCTTTAGAAGGGAATGTCAAATTCTTAAAAAGATAAGGCATAGAAATTTAATAAGGATCATCACAATTTGCAATAAACCAGAATTTAAGGCTCTTGTTCTTCCACTAATGTCAAATGGTAGTCTTGAAAAACACTTATATGATCCAAACCATGAGTTAAGCCAGAGATTGGATGTGATTCAATTAGTGAGGATTTGCAGTGATGTAGCTGAGGGAATGTGTTATCTGCACCATTACTCTCCTGTGAAAGTAGTGCATTGTGATCTTAAGCCAAGTAACATACTACTTGATGATGACTTTACAGCTTTGGTTACTGATTTTGGAATTTCAAGGCTTGCAAAAGGTGATGACAATACttccacatgtaataattcaACATCTTTCAGTTCAACACATGGCTTGTTATTTGGCTCGGTTGGTTATATAGCTCCAGGTATGCACTT CAATATTTTCTATGACATGTTCATGactattttttgttaataattaatGAGTAAGAccatgtttggattgatttatttcaGCTTATCTACTTCAATAAGTACTTGTGAGACTATTTGAAAG CtcatgaaaacaatttttgacATGTCTATAG AATATGGAATGGGAAAACATGCTTCAACTGAGGGAGATGTTTACAGTTTTGGAGTAATTCTGTTAGAAATAGTGACATGTAGACGCCCTACCGATGTCCTAATCCATGAAGGCTTTAGCTTGCATGATTGGGTTAAGAGACAATACACACAGCCAGACAAGCTTAAAACCATTGTCGAAGAAGCACTTCAAAGATGCAGTCTTTCTTGTGTGCCAAGTCATGATACCAAAGTTTTGGAAGATGTTATGTTGGAACTCGTTGAGCTAGGGATACTGTGTACACAACAGAACCCTTCAACAAGACCAACCATGCTAGATGTAGCACAAGAGATGGGGAGGTTGAAGGATTATCTCACTAATTCTTTTAGAAGAGAAGAGAATTcgattgaaaattaa
- the LOC123908814 gene encoding calcineurin subunit B-like isoform X1, which produces MGNTSSMLTQYDIEEVQQHCKNAFTQQEIVSLYQRFCQLDRNNCGFIPSDEFLSIPEFAVNPLSQSMLRLLDGFNFKEFIAFLSAFSPRATLQHKIEFIFKVYDTDCNGKVSFDDMLTVLRDLTGQYMSEQQRKEVLAQVLEEAGYTKDSFLVLSDFMKILGNSDLKMEAEVPVD; this is translated from the exons ATGGGAAACACATCTTCCATGCTCACACAGTACGACATTGAAGAAGTTCAACAACACTGCAAAAACGCAT TTACGCAGCAAGAGATCGTTTCTCTATACCAACGCTTCTGTCAGCTTGATCGGAATAACTGTGGTTTCATTCCTTCCGATGAATTCCTCTCTATTCCCGAATTCGCCGTCAATCCTCTCTCTCAGAGTATGTTGAGATTGCTCGATGGCTTCAATTTCAAGGAATTTATAGCTTTTTTGTCTGCTTTCAGTCCACGCGCCACTCTCCAACACAAAATTGAAT TTATTTTCAAGGTTTATGATACGGATTGCAATGGAAAAGTTAGCTTTGATGACATGTTGACGGTTTTGAGGGATTTGACTGGACAATATATGTCTGAACAACAGAGAAAG GAAGTTCTGGCACAAGTCCTTGAAGAAGCTGGTTATACAAAGGATTCTTTCTTAGTCTTGTCCGACTTCATGAAG ATTCTGGGCAATTCGGATCTGAAGATGGAAGCGGAGGTTCCCGTGGATTAG
- the LOC123908814 gene encoding calcineurin subunit B type 1-like isoform X2 yields MGNTSSMLTQYDIEEVQQHCKNAFTQQEIVSLYQRFCQLDRNNCGFIPSDEFLSIPEFAVNPLSQIIFKVYDTDCNGKVSFDDMLTVLRDLTGQYMSEQQRKEVLAQVLEEAGYTKDSFLVLSDFMKILGNSDLKMEAEVPVD; encoded by the exons ATGGGAAACACATCTTCCATGCTCACACAGTACGACATTGAAGAAGTTCAACAACACTGCAAAAACGCAT TTACGCAGCAAGAGATCGTTTCTCTATACCAACGCTTCTGTCAGCTTGATCGGAATAACTGTGGTTTCATTCCTTCCGATGAATTCCTCTCTATTCCCGAATTCGCCGTCAATCCTCTCTCTCAGA TTATTTTCAAGGTTTATGATACGGATTGCAATGGAAAAGTTAGCTTTGATGACATGTTGACGGTTTTGAGGGATTTGACTGGACAATATATGTCTGAACAACAGAGAAAG GAAGTTCTGGCACAAGTCCTTGAAGAAGCTGGTTATACAAAGGATTCTTTCTTAGTCTTGTCCGACTTCATGAAG ATTCTGGGCAATTCGGATCTGAAGATGGAAGCGGAGGTTCCCGTGGATTAG
- the LOC123908815 gene encoding nuclear matrix constituent protein 1a-like, with protein MSETDITAMKETLRAQQQLLQKLYAELDEEREASATAASEAMDMILRLQGEKAAVKMEASHYKRMSEEKIGHAEATLEVFEELMYQKEMEIASLEFQVLAYKQRLLALGADFNASDFEFPEDLLLNRNDQQNNGENGQSSTIRRLSSLPPIQFKNNFRANRKRDPSPTPIPFPDVIPNTLEGKDQEVNSPSLEIPKKPVDYANGTLDSYWNQIQKLDEKVNVISDRKESGVEKTSNLRTRRGRSCAILSQASNKIAFDKTFKLPPYPNAVKENRCEVAMDTEPVSSPSCSVNVHDVFEVSEHGKRKLEKWISDVDNRLTKPDSSEEIIESNVKHDMEKLKSMMLSTHHEIKKANVKDTKNVLDCNGEAEFHKLHQRIDRLERDRISIRQEEIRHEGDGEEHLRLLKDIQSQLNSIQSEMRKCNKTKKASPKKEEDISLGPLQEAMLYFWI; from the exons ATGTCTGAGACTGATATAACAGCCATGAAGGAGACGCTTCGCGCGCAGCAGCAACTTCTGCAAAAGCTATACGCGGAATTGGATGAAGAAAGAGAAGCTTCAGCAACTGCAGCAAGTGAAGCAATGGATATGATATTGCGTTTGCAAGGCGAAAAAGCAGCGGTGAAGATGGAGGCAAGTCACTATAAGAGAATGTCAGAGGAAAAGATAGGTCACGCCGAGGCCACCCTTGAGGTTTTTGAAGAGCTTATGTATCAGAAAGAAATGGAAATTGCTTCTCTTGAGTTTCAAGTTTTGGCTTATAAGCAAAGACTTCTAGCACTAGGAGCTGATTTCAATGCAAGTGATTTTGAATTCCCCGAAGATCTTCTCTTGAATAGAAATGATCAGCAAAATAATGGAGAAAATGGTCAAAGTAGTACTATAAGAAGGCTTAGTTCATTGCCACCTATtcagtttaagaataattttagAGCTAACCGAAAGAGAGATCCATCGCCGACTCCAATTCCATTTCCTGATGTGATTCCTAATACACTTGAAGGTAAGGATCAAGAAGTCAATTCACCAAGCTTGGAAATACCAAAGAAGCCCGTGGACTATGCAAATGGAACACTTGATTCATATTGGAATCAAATCCAAAAGTTAGATGAAAAAGTGAATGTGATTTCAGATCGTAAAGAATCAGGAGttgaaaaaacttcaaatttgaGGACTAGAAGAGGGAGATCATGTGCAATATTGTCACAAGCAAGTAATAAGATAGCTTTTGACAAAACATTTAAATTACCTCCTTATCCTAATGCAGTTAAAGAAAATCGATGTGAAGTTGCAATGGATACAGAACCAGTTTCTAGTCCTTCTTGTTCGGTTAATGTGCACGATGTATTTGAAGTTAGTGAACATGGGAAAAGAAAACTTGAGAAATGGATTTCAGATGTAGATAACAGATTAACAAAACCAGATTCCTCTGAGGAAATCATAGAATCAAATGTTAAACATGATATGGAGAAGCTAAAGAGCATGATGCTTAGCACACATCATGAAATCAAAAAAGCAAATGTTAAAGATACGAAGAATGTTTTGGATTGTAATGGTGAAGCCGAGTTTCATAAGTTGCATCAGAGAATTGATAGGCTTGAGAGGGATAGAATTAGTATAAGGCAAGAGGAGATTAGGCATGAAGGAGATGGAGAAGAGCATTTGAGGTTGTTGAAGGACATTCAGAGTCAACTCAATTCTATACAGTCGGAGATGAGAAAGTGTAATAAAACCAAAAAAGCCTCACCTAAGAAGGAGGAAGATATTTCTTTGGGACCTCTTCAAGAG GCAATGCTGTACTTTTGGATTTGA